The DNA sequence TGCCCCCGCCCGCAGTCGCTGACGCGTGGGCCCCGCGAGTGGGACCCACCGCCTTCTTCCACCTCCGGCCGGGACGGACTCGGGGCGCAACCGACGCCCCGGTTTCCGCGCGCGGCGCCCCCAATCCGAGCCGCACGCGCCCCAAGGATCGTCGTGCCTTTAAATAGCCCCCCAGCCGCCGCTCGCGAACCCCCCTAGAACCCTAGCTTCGAAATCCGCGCCGCCACCGTTCTCGCCAAGCTCGTGCCGCCGCCGTCGAAaccgccgccgtcgagcttctCTTTGACTTCGTCGTTTCGCGGAGGTGAGCTCGCCATCGCGCTCGTCGTGTCGCGCCGACCCCGCCCGTGCCCTCGGCACGCTCCCCCGTGCCCTGCAGCACCGCTGCCGAAGCTCCGGGCGGcgcccatggcgccaccgccgcccgccGGCGCCCCTGCGCACGCACCCGCCCCTGCACTGGcgcgcggtccacggtggaccgcggcCCAGGGCCTCGTGCGGCCGGTCCACGTGGACTCGGTCCACGCAGCAGCCAGCGCCTCccccggtccaccatggaccggtggaccgCCGCCCCTCTCCCGGTCCACAGCCCGCACCATGGACCGGCCAACCGCgcgccgccacgtggccaggcCGGCCACGGTCCCGCGCGCCCCCTGGCCTTTTTGCGAAAAGGCCCTCGCATTTATTCGAATTTAACCCGCGATCCAACTCAGTTATAGTTTCATTTAAATTATGCCCCTGCTTTTACAGTTTAGCCCCTGCACCCGTTGGTATTTATGTATTTAATCCAAAAtgagttttaattcagttttaattagttttaattacgaaaaatagttcagtttatctacagaaatgccattcaacttgttttagccataacttttgcatcgtaactccgatttaggtgattctggtcgctatgatttcgtttcgtcgagtagaatacagtagtgcagttgctttttgttttcgcatgctttggtgtactgtttctgattaagtttgtttgcttgcatgtattgttcctatgattgatgattgtcgcgtatagccaacgagacgttcgtgaaggaagaggttcaggatcccgctgagttcgagcaacccgacttcgATCAAGGCAGGTGCAGACACCAttcgatcattttgaacctactcattaatgccatttactttatatgcatgtgtccaatgaatgcaaaccctaaggacatgactagctttacttattattccttgctcacctggggttatgtatttgggtagactagactatactaggtttgcttagctgctctactcatcttatacacatgcctaaacaagtattagtctctactcaacttgatgcttaaattgtgctgaatctttggtcactgcggtgatggcgatgttggatgcttatgagcatcgtgatgatggtggtgacagggggagcgggtaccgttggtggtccggtttgccgggcgtacccgtctctgctctccgtaaggacttagtcagggagcggccccctgggacttacagtgcagctccaagctatatggctctggcttgactaattagcaggacctccactagtagggtgttactttccgggtaggcgtgaggaagtaacttgggtaatgaatattaagttgtcggttgatcggtacgccatggctatgggtatcgactgccgagcgccccggcaaaaacttgcgagtggcatcctattagttggaccctgtgaaaggtctcgtagtgagaccctgcctgctcaccttggaagtgttttggggagtcgcgaccccgggcaaatgggaatcacgacttggagtgaacgtgcacacctctgcagagtgtaaaactgatatatcagccgtgctcacggtcacgagcggcccagaccctcacttgatgagcaaattggattcactggatacttggagatggaacttggcgaggttgctacctcgtgttttggcggaatggctattccgtgttggcaggattgctatcctgtgttaataattgggggtTAATCCCTAGATTACTATAAcaattaggatagtcttttaaaagatgctaattactacttacactaattaagggttgggtttatgctactcatatttagtaataggttgttccagtaattgttataattaaaagtgatcaactaaaatgctaccgcagtcaaaccaagtcagctttaccttgttttaagccttgcatgtcattactttccgtctgtgcttgctgagttcgacatgagctcacccttgctataatcattaaaggttgctcggacgatcaggagtacaattgcgatttccctAAGGACTACCCTGtgtctcctggttgttaggctcgtgtggttctgccgtcgaccttcctgtggcaaggtggtcctgctacgtcggcgtttagttttccctttatttatggaacagtttagtttatgtttcccctccgcactttgataaacatttggcttgtaataatggtacttttactctcatttatgtaattcgtttgaacactgtgttttgtaccattgatgatgtcggtccatgtgtgtgaatttgagatcctggcgcacatgtgatttggcacccgaatgctcttttacatccgggtgtgacagaagtggtatcagagccgtgttgaccgtaggatcacgcagcctagttagaaacagCCGTTTAGATTGTCCCTTTTGGGTGGAATACACCATTGGATCTATTAACTACCTTACTAACCTGTCTCATTAGACTTTATCTATTAGCCTTATCTACTTACTTTTACTAACAGTTCAGTTTATTCACTTACTTCCTGCATTTATTACCTTGTTATCAATTATTGCTCTCTACTTCTCATATTGCATTTATATTCTTGTTTCAACTTTTACTACTTGTTATTTGAACCTTtcttttataccttgtcatttattatcattctactcatattaccttcttgttccttgtttttcatttattacttgagttatgttttatttctgccttgacaataaatttcattaccttgttttcactttataccttcattgcttgcttttatatcttaccataaataccaccaaagttcatattgtccatccattgtataatcttggttcatcttcattacACATACACTTTTACCTTCATTTATGTTATTCATTTACCTATCATCGTCATGATCTATTAACCGTTTCCTGCATGTCTATGATCTTATGCATGAGTAGATGACTCGCCACCTGACCTGCCGCAAGAGCGTTATTCGTTTTCGCCCCGTGCAAGCCGTGGAGTTCTCGTTGACTGGTCGCATGGATAACATCGTGTTCCAGCCTAACCAGCATCTTGATGACGGTGATAACCTCCAAGACGCGGAACCCTATGAAGGACAGCAACcacctcaagctctggtggtgcatggaagggcgccttgctgggcaccgggaggagatgatcccttcggtgatgatgacatggatgatgatgatgaggatgatgatgatgaggatgcacctggaggacctggaggacccggaggacccggtggacctggaggacctggaggtcaagatggactttttgctgctgatgatgggtggattgtgacagtctgcaccagggatggtggagagtgtttcttccacagcgagctgaagcgtctccttgaccagcagctgggacatggcatgttctcagtggagtaccgcagtgagcactggagtcacccagactacccggcgtactggaaggtctgggcacacgtcggcaggcctaacccgacgttgagggcactgaggatcatgtccatacatgaggctgtggctgagaggtctacccagatggcgggcattagtgatgctgctcgccaggctttctacgcataccgtgaccacttcttcgaggagatcagccaggatgagcgtcgctactaccctcgccgtcgccgtggagagttggcaatgactattgcttccaccactgatgagcaagacccccgcgtgcacaggactgtcaagctggtggcggtcactaacaccgagctcaacagttcactagtggagctgaagcaagtcaggaaggagctggacgacgccaggaagaggatagcgcagctggaggctcagatcactggagtgccaccgccttcacctaagtggcctgctttctctccgcctcgtgaagatccagcctatggggatgccagcgctcgtactactatagaataggagctaatcccagcttagtaataaatagtgccacGCTTAGAACGTTAGCACGATCTTAGTTATGCGAGTCTATTGCTTAGTGGTTTGGTTAGTGTGCTTTGCTTGGTCTGTGTGAGAACTTGATTTATTATGGTGTTAATGgtgtgatttggatctttgtaatgagtgcgatgagttgtgggttatgtccacaacgcatcaagaacaagattaagtattaagtttatttgagatagttagtttgggttatcatcggtctcctttatttgtgctttatcatatttcataatCGCTTTATCTTATCAGTCTTACTTTATCATAATCAGTTCAGTATCTATATATTACCTCTGTTCTGAGTACTGTGTTTATCAACTGAGAAAGGAAAGTGAATATCAGCTGGTTCATACTGTGAGGAAAGATTTTCACATTGCAGTTTACATTACAGCTCAGGTTTACACATATGAACTGCATCTgattttattatattatttctatacatcagatgcctgtccacaccaggagcaacaccaatggaggaaacaatgggcagtccaacaacaacaatgatcagagcgggactaatgccaaccctcctcctcctgggaatcagcccatgaccatagagcagttgatgactatgcagactcaactgatgcaagggatggctcatattatgaaccacatgcagcagaaccaaaaCCAGAATCAGAACCAACATCAAGGAGGTAACAACGCGCTTGCCCCACCcagggacaagcgtggagagttcatgaagggacgtccaccgttcttctctcactcagctgatcctatgcaagctgaggattggcttaaagctgtggagaagcagctggtcattgctcagtgcaatgacagGGAGAAGGTTCTGTATGGCTCTGGGCAGCTTCAGGGAGCCGCACAGGACTGGTGGGATTCGTACTGCTTTACACATCAGGACTCGGATACTATCACTTGGGATGAGTTCAAGGTCGCCTTCAAGACTCATCATGTGCCTGCTGGATTGGTGAAgctgaagaagaaggagtttctgtctctgaagcagggctccatgacagtttgtgagtaccgtgacaagttcactcagttgtcgcggtattgccccaatgaagtggagaatgatgaagacaagCAAGACCACTTCCTGGAAGGTTTGAATGATGGTCTGTCCTACATGATGTCAAATGTCAAGTATGCCAGTTTTTAGGAGATGGTGGACAGGGCATTGGTGCTTGAGAGCAAGCGCCGCAAGATGgaagacaagaagaggaagtacAATTCCTCTCAGCAGCAGGCTGGTGCCAGTCGTCCCCGTTACAACAATCAGCAGGGCCCTCAGTCTCGCCCGGCATATCAGTCTGGTAACCAAGGACAGCAACAGAATGTCAGGTACAGCAACCAGAGTCAGCAGA is a window from the Sorghum bicolor cultivar BTx623 chromosome 5, Sorghum_bicolor_NCBIv3, whole genome shotgun sequence genome containing:
- the LOC110435980 gene encoding alanine and glycine-rich protein-like — encoded protein: MVRAVDRERGGGPPVHGGPGEALAAAWTESTWTGRTRPWAAVHRGPRASAGAGACAGAPAGGGGAMGAARSFGSGAAGHGGACRGHGRGRRDTTSAMASSPPRNDEVKEKLDGGGFDGGGTSLARTVAARISKLGF